A window of Balnearium lithotrophicum genomic DNA:
TAATAGGTTAGACATAATTAAATTCTATCCTAAGTATATATATCCACCAATAAGGGTTTCTGGACTTATTAAGAAATCTTATTACCTTCCTTACCATAAAGGTTTAAAACTTTCTGAAGCTCTATCGTCTGCAAAATTCACTGAAGATATAAGAAAATTGAAAGTAGTAATATTCAGACAAATTAAAGAAGGACAACCTGAAGAACAAGGAAAATTATTAGATACTTTAGGAAGAACAAGAAGCAAAGAGATAGAAGTTTCAAGAATTGAAGATAATAACACAATAGGTCTTGAAAGCAATCTTTTTGAACCAGTAAAAGAAATGAATAGTATAGCCTACACTCAAGGAACAAGGGCCAACGAATTCTTAAGCGAAAACAAAATGCTTAGAGAAGAACCTTCTGATAATGAAGAAGAAAGTACAAAAGAAAATATTAAAAATAGTAAATCTAAAACTCAAATTTATGCTGCATCTGTTTTCCTCTATGATTTACTAGTTAAAAAGAATTCGAAAGTTGATATTCTGCTAAAACCCGGTGACAAGCTTGTTATTCAGAAAGTAAAACCGGATGAAATGGTTGAAAAAGTTACAGTTTCAGGTTATGTAAGGAAACCCGGAGTTTACAAAATAAATGAGAAAACTACACTTTATGATGTTCTAAAGGCTGCCGGTGGATTTAGAGAAAATGCCTATCCTCAGGGAATAGTTGTTCTTAGAGAATCCGTAAAAAAATGCAAAAGGAAAGGCTTTTAAAGGCTATTTCCATTATGAAGCAGGAGCTTGAAAAGGAAGAAGCTGGAGTTATGCAATCGGAGTTAAATGCTCAAGAGCTGCATGCAAGACAGTCCGCCTTTGAGGCAAAGAGAAGGCTCTTAAGTGAAATGGAAAAAGCTCAGGTTACAGGAAGAATTTCTGGCATCGTTGTCCCTTACAACCTTGAGAAACTTATGAATTCCTCGTACAACATTCTTTTAGAGGATGGAGACAAAATTTATATTCCCAAAAAACCATCGAGCATTCTCATTTTTGGAGAAGTTTACAATCCATCTGCTCTTGTTTATCAAAAGGATATGAC
This region includes:
- a CDS encoding SLBB domain-containing protein — translated: MNKKLKDGDLVFIKQIVDIPENAVSVEGYTTYPGLYEYKPGEKLSEILKPDMFFPDSNMRFALIERRYPLGSLPKYLTFSPEDVLKGKKDLELKPKDRIILYKFKEKEIIDFNKVKDAFLVKGEIKYPGIYAYKRGMKLSDILNRDMLTLNTNLYYAEVERRDLKTLEVTGIERFAPIDILNGKKDLTINRLDIIKFYPKYIYPPIRVSGLIKKSYYLPYHKGLKLSEALSSAKFTEDIRKLKVVIFRQIKEGQPEEQGKLLDTLGRTRSKEIEVSRIEDNNTIGLESNLFEPVKEMNSIAYTQGTRANEFLSENKMLREEPSDNEEESTKENIKNSKSKTQIYAASVFLYDLLVKKNSKVDILLKPGDKLVIQKVKPDEMVEKVTVSGYVRKPGVYKINEKTTLYDVLKAAGGFRENAYPQGIVVLRESVKKCKRKGF
- a CDS encoding polysaccharide biosynthesis/export family protein — translated: MQKERLLKAISIMKQELEKEEAGVMQSELNAQELHARQSAFEAKRRLLSEMEKAQVTGRISGIVVPYNLEKLMNSSYNILLEDGDKIYIPKKPSSILIFGEVYNPSALVYQKDMTVRDYIAMSGGFTKDADKKNVFVIRADGSVVSSENLGGRTFDWNSSENRIELGSNSVLDYKLNPGDAIIVPTKIHVPVMWRPLIKDVMQIIYQGAITVYTITKL